Part of the candidate division KSB1 bacterium genome, CGAAGCGGTGCCAGGCGCTGCTGAAGCGATATTCGACTTCCACCAAAGGTATCTCGGCGAGGCTATCGATGGACGCCTTGCCGATGATCACTTCCAGGTGGCTGGGCACCAACTTGAAACTCACCCGCGACCGGTTGGCGCGATCCATCAGGTCCAGGATGCGGTCATACGGGATGCGATCAGTGGAAAAGATGACCTCCTGCACGCGATGGGCCCGGAAGAGCTCGTCCAACTGGCCACTGGCCGCGAACACCGGTACCCCCTCCATCTCCTCCCCACTTGCCGCGCCGTCCAGGCTGACGACCCCCACCACTTCGTAGGCGCTCTCGAATCTGCTGCGCAGCCTGCGCAACAGGTCGCGCACCGAACGACGGTCGCCGACCAGAAGCGTCCGCCGCTTGAGCAAAGACTTGCCCAGCGTCCCGCGGAAAGGGAGGCCAAGGCGAGGCAACAGACGCACAAGAATGCGCCAGCCGGAGATCAGCACCAGGTTCAGCACCCCGGAAATCAGCACCACCGCCCGGGAGAAGCCATACTGCTTGAAGAAAAACGTCCACGCCGAGTTGATCACCAGCCCGGCAAGCACCGCGGCAGTGGCCGCAGTAGACGAGTACCGCCTCGCCCCGTAGCAGCCATTCGCTGCCAGGCATGCCAGCCACACCAGCGAGTAGAAGGCATTCACGGCGAGGAAGCTGGGCAAGTGGACGAGGTTACCGAACCAGATCTCCACAGCGACGGTCACTGCCACGTACATCAACGCCAAGTCAACTACCGGTACCGCAGCCACCTTTGCCGCGCGGTTGAAAAACGAGAGTGCAGCCCGCAGCCAGATCGCCAGCACTAGGAACCAGCGCAAGGGGAAGAATGAACGGCTGGCGAAGTGCTTGCGTACGAAGAGATGCATTGCTTGATAGAAGAGGCGCAAGCTGTCGAACCCGCTGCGCCGCGAGCTCTCCCCTTTAAAGTGCACAATCTTGGTCTCCGGGACGTAGTAGACCTTCCAGCCTGCATTCCTGAAGCGCAGGCACCAGTCGAGGTCCTCGCCGTAGAGGAAGAAAGTCTCGTCCAGCAAACCCACCTGCGCCACCGCTTCCCGCCGCACCATCATAAAGGAGCCGGAAATGGCTTCCACCTCATAGGTCTTGTCCGGGTCAAGGTACGTGAGGTTGTAGCGCCCAAAAAGCTTGCTTCTTGGGAAAAGGCGGCTCAAGCCCACCAGTTTGGTGAACGCCACCCAGGGCGTGGGAATGCTCCGCCTGCAGGCCTGCTGCAGGGAGCCGTCCGGATTCAGGATCTTGCAACCGACCATCCCCACATCAGGATGCGCCCGCAGGAAAGCCAAAAGAGTTCGGAACGTGTCCTCTTGCACTACAGTGTCGGGGTTGAGAAGGCAGAACACCTGGGCTTCACTCTGGCGCAACACCTGATTGTTGGCAGCCGCAAAGCCTACGTTCCTCTGATTGGCGATGAGCCGCACCCCCGGGAAAGAGCGTCCCACCATCGCCACCGTGCCGTCGGTGGAAGCATTGTCAACCACCCACACCTCGGCCGCAATCCCCTGCACAGCCTTGCGCACAGAGGTGAGGGCCTGCTCCAGGAAATCACGCACGTTGTAGCTTACAATGATGATTGCAAGCTCTGGGGCTGCGCTCATCGATTCAGGCGGACGAAGGTCACCTCAGCTGCCCAGTGCAACATACGAAAAACTTGGTAAATAGTCAAGCTCAATCTCCCGAAACATCGACGCCTGGCCTCTGCCCCTGGGCCAACAAGCGGGTCGCTTCGCCTGGCTATGAGAAAGGCAAACCCGCTGGTTTGCCTCCCCGGACCAAGCTGGTGGAACACCGCAGGCTACAGTTTGCCGATGAGGTCGTAGAATCGCAGTTTCCACACCATCCACACCGCCTCGAGCACGATTTTCTTGGACATCTTGGACGTGCCGCTGCGCCGCTCAACAAAGGTGATGGGCACCTCGCAGACCTTGAACCCTTTGCGAAAGGCCTTGAACGACATCTCGATCTGAAAGGAGTAGCCATCTGAGCGGATGTCGTCCAGGTCAATAGTCTCCAGCACTCGTCGCCGGAAGCACTTGAAGCCGCTGGTGCAATCGTGGATCTTCAAGCCGGTCACGGCGCGGACGTATTTGCTGGCCCCGATGCTGAGCATCAGCCGCTTGAGCGGCCAGCGCACCACCGTGATTCCATCCACATACCGCGAGCCGACGACCAAGTCGCAGCCACCCTGCGCTTTTGCCAGCAGCAACTTGATCTCTTCCGGATCATGGGAAAAGTCGGCGTCCATCTCCAGCACATAGTCGAAGTCGCGCTGCAGGGCGTACTTGAAGCCCAAGACGTAGGCGCTGCCGAGCCCAAGCTTCCGCTCGCGCTGCAGGAGGTGCACCCTCTGGTCCTTGGCCGCAATGTCCTTAACGACCTCGGCCGTCCCGTCCGGCGAGGCGTCGTCGACCACCAATACCTCCGTGCCGGGTGGCGTCTCTGCCAGAATCCGCGGGATGAGCTTGCCGATGCTGTCCGCCTCGTTGTAGGTAGGCACCACGACCAGTGTTTTCATGCCCGGCTATGCGTTTTCCGACTTTGCAGTGAGTGCCAGTGGTGAACCTGCTGCCTCCAGTTCCTCCTTGAAACGGAGCAAGGCGTCCCTTGTCCCCGAAAGGCGAATGCCAAAATCTTCAAAGACTTTCTCGATGATGAGGCCCGAGCGCAGCGGCCGCGGGGCAGCCTGGTGTAGCTCAGCAGTCCGCACCGGCGTGATGAACGAGCGCTCAAGGCCAAAGACCTCCGCCAGGGTCAAGGCAAAGTCATAGCGGCTGACAATCTCGCTTCCGGCAACATGGTAGATGCCTATTGCCCCATGCAGTACCAGCCGCCATAGTGCTTGGGCGAGCTCACTGGCAAGCGTGGTGTTTCCCATCTGGTCGGTCACTATCTTGACCTCTTCGCCGGCACCGAGTTTGCGCAGGAGCCAGGTGGCAAAGTTATCCCGTATCTTCTGCCCATGCCCATATAGCACCATCGTCCTGACGATGACATACGGCACTGCACTCCCCTTCACCGCGTTCTCCGCCGCCAGTTTCGATTTGCCGTAGTAACCCAGAGGGTTTGGGCGTGCAGTCTCTGCGTAAGGGCCCTTGCGCCCGTCAAAGATATAGTCGGTGGAGAGGTGCAGCATGTGCGCACCGCAGCTTTCTGCTGCCCAGGCAAGGTTTTCGGTGGCCACCACGTTCCCTTGCCAACAAGCCTCCTTTTCGGCCTCCGCGCCGTCCACGTTGTTGTAGCCTGCGGTGTGGATGACCCAAGCCGGCTTGACACTAGTCACAAGTCCTTTAGTCGCACTGCGGTCCCGCAGATCGAGACGGTGGTACTCGAGCTCTCCGCCCTTGCCATAGAAGGAATCTGCAAGGTCAACGCCGAGCAGTTCGATCGCGGCCGGTTTGTGTGCCACCAAGTTCTGTCCCAACAGCCCGTTGCAACCCGTGAGCAATACCTTCACGTCGCCGCACTCCTCTCCCTGTGGTTCATGCTCGATTGCGATTCGCCATGCAACCTGCGCAGCCCTTCGGCAATTGCGTCCACATTCTCCGCGCCCAACAGCGAACAGTTGATGGCCGCCACCTTGTTGGCAAAGAGCGCCGCTGCCTGTGCGTCACCAGTCTCCAGGTAGTGATGGAGAAAGCCCGCGGCGAATGCATCCCCACAGCCGGTGGGGTCCACCACCCGTTCCACATGGCACGCGGGCACCAACTGGCCACGCACCGCTGATGCAGCCTTTTCTGCCACGAACGCCCCCTTTTCTGCCAGCGTCACCAACAGGACTTTGGCTCTTCCGTGCAGTGCCTGGTGGGCGAGCTCGGTCAACCGCTCTTCCCGCACCGGACAGGCGCAGTCGAGCAGGGAGCTCGCCTCGTGCTCGTTCATCTGCACGATGTCTGCGCCAGAAACCCACTGCTGCCAATTGGGGTTCTTCCACAAAGAACGCTTGCCCTCCTGGTCGCGCACCCAGGCCAGACTGTGGTAATCCTCGTGGATGAGGCCGGTGGCCACTTGGGATAGGCGGGCAAAGCACTCTGGGCTCAACTCTGCGCCGGTGATGAAATTCACCAAGACCACATCGCAGCCGGCCACCGCCTGGACCTGCTCCCATTGCAAGGGAGTCATCGGCTCCGTGGTCACCTCCTGCCGGAGGTTTTCGGTCAAGTAGGTGAGCCGCACCTGGGTGTTGAGCCGCTCCTCCCGACGGAGAAGGCTCAGGTCGATGTGCGGATAGCGCGCCAGTCGGGCACAGACCTGGTCAAAAATGTCCGAACCAACCATGGCAACAGGACGGATGAGCCAGCCGCGCGCAAAGACCGTTGCCAAGTACGTGAGCGTGTAGTAGATGCCTCCAAGACTTCGCGCCACTGGTGCCGCATAGGGTTCGATCAGATCGGACACGAAGGTTCCGATCACGCCCAGTGTCTTGTCTGCTGTCCCTCGTACGCTCATGCCGAAGCCGCTCGGTCTAAGACGCCAGCCATCCCACGCACCCTAAGGTTTCAGGAAGGAATGGAACACATAGAAAAGGAGCGAAAGCCCGCCCAACACCCACATTGGCGCCGTCACCTCCCGCACTCTTCCCGCGATCAGCTTGACTATCGGGTAAAGGACGAAGCCCGCCGTCATGCCGACGCCCATGTTGTAGGTGAAGCTCATCAATACGATGACCGCGAAAGAAGGCACCAGCTCAGTCAGGTCATCAAACTTGATGTTGGTGATCGGCTTCATCATGAGCATGCCCACCATCACCAGCGCGGGTCCGTACGCGAACGGCGGGACGGCCTCCACGAATTTGCAGAAGAAGAGCGTGATCAGGAAGAGAAAGGCAGTCACCACCGAGGCAAAGCCTGAGCGGCCCCCCTCTTCGATTCCGGCAGCGGACTCGATGTAGGTGCCGGTGGTCGTGGTTCCGAGCAGGGCGCCGACCACGGTAGCAACGGCATCGGCCAGCATGGGCTTTTCGATCTCGGGCAAGTTGCCGCGCTCGTCAAGGAAACCAGCACGTGCCGAGACGCCGATGAGGGTGGCCATCGTGTCCAAAAAGTCCATGAGAAAGACCACCAGGAGCACGGGCAGGAAGCCCCAGGAGAACACGCGCCCAAAGTCCAGCTCGGCCATGATGGGCCTGGGGTCAGGCGGGAGCCCGATGGGCACACCCTGCAATGGCTTGAGCGAGGGGATGGCCACGTGGAATACACCTGCCAGCACATTAGCCAGGAGAGTCACCACAATGACGGAGATTAAGATGCTGCCCCGCACGCGCAGGATCATCAGGCCGGCCATCAGCACCAGGCCGATCACCCCAAGAATGGC contains:
- a CDS encoding glycosyltransferase; the encoded protein is MSAAPELAIIIVSYNVRDFLEQALTSVRKAVQGIAAEVWVVDNASTDGTVAMVGRSFPGVRLIANQRNVGFAAANNQVLRQSEAQVFCLLNPDTVVQEDTFRTLLAFLRAHPDVGMVGCKILNPDGSLQQACRRSIPTPWVAFTKLVGLSRLFPRSKLFGRYNLTYLDPDKTYEVEAISGSFMMVRREAVAQVGLLDETFFLYGEDLDWCLRFRNAGWKVYYVPETKIVHFKGESSRRSGFDSLRLFYQAMHLFVRKHFASRSFFPLRWFLVLAIWLRAALSFFNRAAKVAAVPVVDLALMYVAVTVAVEIWFGNLVHLPSFLAVNAFYSLVWLACLAANGCYGARRYSSTAATAAVLAGLVINSAWTFFFKQYGFSRAVVLISGVLNLVLISGWRILVRLLPRLGLPFRGTLGKSLLKRRTLLVGDRRSVRDLLRRLRSRFESAYEVVGVVSLDGAASGEEMEGVPVFAASGQLDELFRAHRVQEVIFSTDRIPYDRILDLMDRANRSRVSFKLVPSHLEVIIGKASIDSLAEIPLVEVEYRFSSAWHRFVKRVLDLAVALPGLVLVAPVMLYLVVARGYRLRRRLLVGREGKLVAAHELVARDGTRSSRLPLLWDVLVGNLTLVGAEFSSEPSPEVPKQLKPGITGITQLKGSRALTSKEKERQLLYYMKNYSLWLDVEILIKAVLDL
- a CDS encoding polyprenol monophosphomannose synthase is translated as MKTLVVVPTYNEADSIGKLIPRILAETPPGTEVLVVDDASPDGTAEVVKDIAAKDQRVHLLQRERKLGLGSAYVLGFKYALQRDFDYVLEMDADFSHDPEEIKLLLAKAQGGCDLVVGSRYVDGITVVRWPLKRLMLSIGASKYVRAVTGLKIHDCTSGFKCFRRRVLETIDLDDIRSDGYSFQIEMSFKAFRKGFKVCEVPITFVERRSGTSKMSKKIVLEAVWMVWKLRFYDLIGKL
- the rfbD gene encoding dTDP-4-dehydrorhamnose reductase; the protein is MKVLLTGCNGLLGQNLVAHKPAAIELLGVDLADSFYGKGGELEYHRLDLRDRSATKGLVTSVKPAWVIHTAGYNNVDGAEAEKEACWQGNVVATENLAWAAESCGAHMLHLSTDYIFDGRKGPYAETARPNPLGYYGKSKLAAENAVKGSAVPYVIVRTMVLYGHGQKIRDNFATWLLRKLGAGEEVKIVTDQMGNTTLASELAQALWRLVLHGAIGIYHVAGSEIVSRYDFALTLAEVFGLERSFITPVRTAELHQAAPRPLRSGLIIEKVFEDFGIRLSGTRDALLRFKEELEAAGSPLALTAKSENA
- a CDS encoding carbohydrate kinase family protein gives rise to the protein MSVRGTADKTLGVIGTFVSDLIEPYAAPVARSLGGIYYTLTYLATVFARGWLIRPVAMVGSDIFDQVCARLARYPHIDLSLLRREERLNTQVRLTYLTENLRQEVTTEPMTPLQWEQVQAVAGCDVVLVNFITGAELSPECFARLSQVATGLIHEDYHSLAWVRDQEGKRSLWKNPNWQQWVSGADIVQMNEHEASSLLDCACPVREERLTELAHQALHGRAKVLLVTLAEKGAFVAEKAASAVRGQLVPACHVERVVDPTGCGDAFAAGFLHHYLETGDAQAAALFANKVAAINCSLLGAENVDAIAEGLRRLHGESQSSMNHRERSAAT
- a CDS encoding NCS2 family permease — its product is MRRYFKFDELGTNYRTEILAGATTFITMAYIVVVNPLILQGAGIPVGPSTVATILAAFVGTLLMGLYAKRPFAIAPYMGENAFIAVTVVGTLGYTWQQGLAAIFIGGVLFVALTLLKLRSWLASAASESMKYSFVVGIGLFLTFIGLSDMGLVQAGVPGGPPVQLGDVTSTSAILGVIGLVLMAGLMILRVRGSILISVIVVTLLANVLAGVFHVAIPSLKPLQGVPIGLPPDPRPIMAELDFGRVFSWGFLPVLLVVFLMDFLDTMATLIGVSARAGFLDERGNLPEIEKPMLADAVATVVGALLGTTTTGTYIESAAGIEEGGRSGFASVVTAFLFLITLFFCKFVEAVPPFAYGPALVMVGMLMMKPITNIKFDDLTELVPSFAVIVLMSFTYNMGVGMTAGFVLYPIVKLIAGRVREVTAPMWVLGGLSLLFYVFHSFLKP